The genomic region ACGACAAGTTAGCTAAGCCTTTGGAAGACAAGGGCTTCAAGGTTGAAAAGTATACCAGCGAAAAGAGCCTGACTGAAGGTGTTAACGAGCGTAAGATTTACGGTGGGATTGAACTCTCCCAGGCCGGAGACGTCACTGTTTACCAGGCCACTGCTGCCTCCTCAGCTGTCGCCCAGGCCCTGAGCCAAATTGGAACCGGTATGGTAACCCAGCAAAAGGCCGCGGCCACTACGCAAATCCAAACCACGCTGCAGCAGGCCACTGATTCAACCATGATTAAGACTCTGAGTGCTAAGCTTGCCGCAGTCAATGCTAAGCAGGTTAAGGTCGTTGAACTCAAGGCCTTTCCTAAGGCCGACCCTAAGGGAACTGGTCTAGCCGCCGGTGCTCTCCCAATTGCCCTAGGTGGCTGGATTGGCGCCGTAGCGATTGCGACCATGGTCAAGGGTAAGCGCCAAAAGATTTACGCCATCCTTAGCTTCGCGGTTATTGGTGGCCTGGGTCTGATTGCCGTTATCCAGTACGGTATCGGTACCTTCGATGGTAACTACTTCTACACTTCCCTGGGTGCTATGCTTGGCATCGCTGCTACTGGCTTCTTCGTCCTCGGACTCTTGGAAGTTATGGGCAACGCCGGCCTTGGTGTCGCTGCCGTCCTCTTAATCCTGCTAGGTAACCCCCTATCAGGACTGAGCTCCGCCCCTGAAATGCTTCCTTCTGGTTGGGGTGCCTTTGGACAACTCCTCCCACCTGGTGCCACTGGAACCCTGCTACGCAACATCGCCTTCTTCAATGGGAATGCCATTGCGGAACCGGTTATCGTGCTTTCCTGCTACGTCGTAGTTGGTGCCCTGCTCTACTGGTTTGGCAAGCGTTCAAACCAACCCGCTTAATCACAAATAAAAAAAGACCTGACAATGTCAGGTCTTTTTTCATATCTTATATAAAGGTCAAACCGACATTCATAA from Leuconostocaceae bacterium ESL0723 harbors:
- a CDS encoding ABC transporter permease, translating into MKSTWKFILGLVVGLTALLAVLMTAFSLPAVNSGVHQVPIALVTSDQATYDKLAKPLEDKGFKVEKYTSEKSLTEGVNERKIYGGIELSQAGDVTVYQATAASSAVAQALSQIGTGMVTQQKAAATTQIQTTLQQATDSTMIKTLSAKLAAVNAKQVKVVELKAFPKADPKGTGLAAGALPIALGGWIGAVAIATMVKGKRQKIYAILSFAVIGGLGLIAVIQYGIGTFDGNYFYTSLGAMLGIAATGFFVLGLLEVMGNAGLGVAAVLLILLGNPLSGLSSAPEMLPSGWGAFGQLLPPGATGTLLRNIAFFNGNAIAEPVIVLSCYVVVGALLYWFGKRSNQPA